CCTGGTGCTGTACCGGTCGCGGTCCGCGACGGACACACCGATCGCGGTGTCGGGCCGCGTCCTGGTGCCGGCGAAGCCGTGGACCGGCGCCGGCCCGCGCCCGATCGTCTCGGTGGCCAGCGGCACCCGCGGCATCGGCGACCGCTGCGCGCCGTCGAAGTTCCAGCCGGACTACGAGAAGCCGCTGTTCGTCGACGCGATGCTGAGCCGCGGCTGGGCCGTCGCGATCACCGACTACGAGGGCCTCGGCACGCCCGGCCTGCACACCTACGTCGTCGGCCGGTCCGAGGGCCACACGGTGATCGACGCGGCCCGCGCGGCCACCCGGCTGCCGGCCGCGGGCCTGGCCGCCGGCGGACCGGTCGCGTTCTCCGGCTACTCCCAAGGCGGCGGGGGAGCGGCGTGGGCGGGCGAGCTGGCGCCGTCGTACGCGCCGGAGCTGCACGTCGCGGGCATCACGGCCGGGGGGACGCCCGCGGACCTGAACGTCGTCGCGAAGAGCCTCGACGGCGGGATCGGGTTCGGCTTCCTGCTGCTCTCGGCCCTGGGCCTGGACGCCGCCTATCCGGAGCTGGACCTGCCCGCGTACCTCAACGACCGCGGGCGCACGCTGTACGAGACACAGCAGGACGCGTGCGTCGAGGCCGTGTTCGGCTACGCCTTCGGGCACATCGCCGACTACACGACGGCGAACCCGCTGACGACCCCGAAGTGGCAGGCTCGGCTGGCCGAGAACGAGCTGGGTACCCGCCCGCCGCGGGCGCCGATCTTCCTGTTCCACGGCAGCCTCGACGAGATCATCCCGCTGTCGCAGGCCGAGACGCTGCGTCGCGAATACTGCGCG
The window above is part of the Amycolatopsis camponoti genome. Proteins encoded here:
- a CDS encoding lipase family protein, encoding MRRLWTVLPAILLVLTTAGPANAAEPPRGPDGDAFYTPPTPLPAGADGDVVWWRPLPDSGSAQGYLVLYRSRSATDTPIAVSGRVLVPAKPWTGAGPRPIVSVASGTRGIGDRCAPSKFQPDYEKPLFVDAMLSRGWAVAITDYEGLGTPGLHTYVVGRSEGHTVIDAARAATRLPAAGLAAGGPVAFSGYSQGGGGAAWAGELAPSYAPELHVAGITAGGTPADLNVVAKSLDGGIGFGFLLLSALGLDAAYPELDLPAYLNDRGRTLYETQQDACVEAVFGYAFGHIADYTTANPLTTPKWQARLAENELGTRPPRAPIFLFHGSLDEIIPLSQAETLRREYCAAGVDVTWGTYVGEHVTTLAFSAGDVVTYLGDRFAGKPARSDC